The Fusarium falciforme chromosome 10, complete sequence DNA segment TGGCGGACAAACCATGGAACACGGCTGAGAGCATTGAGCTCTCGCCAGAAGACCTTGGTTTCTTTCGCTACTACACTGAGGTCGTTGGGCCGATCCTCGATCTATTTGATCAAGCGCGTCATTTCACTAATGTCGTGCCTCATCTGGCCCTGCGGAATTCGGGGCTGTTGAAGGCTATACTTGCAGTCGCAGCCAAGCACATGTCTCTTGGCCTCAAATCCAGGAAGCGACAAGGTGATGGCGAAAGCACGAGCGAGAAcagctcctcgtcgccaGAAGCAACAAATAGTGGTCAACCACAGGAGCACGGTCAAACTCCGGCACACATGGCCACCCAGTACTACTACGAGACTCTCCAGTATCTCTCACAGACCCTACTCTATCCCTCCTACGCCAAATCCCACGAGATCTTGGCCACGGCCATAATGATCAGCACATACGAAATGTTTGACGCCGACGGAACCTCGACGAGCGGAAATTGGGAACGGCACCTACGAGGCGCATTCTGGATACAGCGTTCCCAAGACAATGACGGCGAGTCTATTGATGGATTGAGGCGGGCCGTATGGTGGGCGTGGCTTAGACAAGACATTTGGGCAGCGTTCCGGGCAGGGAGGCCAACTCTCACGATATGGCGGCCTTGGAAGAGGCTCGAGGATCTTGATTCTGATGAGCTTGCCACGAGGATGGTCTACATTTGCGCAAAATGCGTCGAGTTTGCTGCTCTGGACAAGACTTCACCTGACCAAGATATACGACAGAGGATTGAACATGGCAACAAACTTCTCCAGGCACTTGATGATTGGCATCGGGTTCTTCCTAGCTCATACAAGCCGGTCACCTCGGCGTCCGGGTCTCAAAACAAGTTCCAGTCTATATGGTTTCATCCGCCTAACCACGCCGGTGCGATGCAAATGTACCATTTTGCAAAGGCCGTCGTGCTGCTGAACCAGCCCACGACCGGCGGCCTCAATGCATATCGCCAGCGGCAAAAGTGTCTCAACGAAAGCCTTCACATGGTCTGTGGGATTGCCAACGCCTGTCGAGAGGGGGAACCCGCCATGGCGTTTGTCAATGTGCAGGCCATATTTGCTGGTAAGCACCCATCTGATGAATCATTTTACTATACTAATCGGCTTAGTTGGCCAATGTGTTCAGATGCCAGAGAAGCAGGCCGAACTACTCGATACGTTGGACAGGATGCTGGATATTAGCAAGTTTCCTGCCTCAGGGCTCGTGGAGGAGCTAAAGAGTGTTTGGCAGGAATAAAACTCCACCTTGCGATTGTTAATGAGTTAACATGAAGCCTTGCCTGTTCAGTCAAGGATTTAGGGAATGCTGATCCATCAAGTCTTTCGGGTTCGGGTTCAAACAATAAGCCATTGATCTGGACAAACTCATAATATTCCTCCTATCTTATGCTTCTATTGCCTGCTTCTAACACTTCACCAAGCCCCTACAATTCCAGCAACCGGGATATCGATGCCCGTCGTATAGGAAGCACCGTCAGAGAGCAAGTAGACATACGCACCCCCCAGCTCCTTTGGATCAGCCAATCTCGGCATGCCGCCATAGTACTGCATCTTGAGACCCCAATCCGGTGTCTGGTCCACAAAGTATGTCATGGCCGTCTTGACGAAGCCAGGCGAGATCGAGTTGACGCGAATCCCGTGCTTGGCCCACTCCATGGCTAGAGTGTGCGTCATGTTTCGCACAGCACCTTTTGTGGCTCCGTAGGGAGCTGATGGTGCTGCACGGTTGGGACGGTAGGAAGTCATGGATGCCGTGAAGACGATAGAACCCTTGATCCCCAGCTCAATGAACCGCCTTGCAACGGTGGTTGCACAAAAGTATGCCCCAAACACATTGAGGTTGAACAGCTTGTCCAGTTGGGCACGGTCAAAGTCGAGCGCTGGTTGATGCTTTGTCATTCCAGCGTTGGCGACGAGACCGTGGATGGCACCTCGCTTGGAAATGATGGCATCGATGGCCGAGGTGATGCTCTCCTCGGAGGTGACATCGCAGTTGATGTAGCCAAGACGCTTAGGGTTGGCGGTCTGCACAGCGAGGAACTCGTCGCCGGGTTCGAAGAGGTCGAGGCTGAAGACGGCGGCTGCTTCGTTCGCTAGACAGACCTCTGCGATGCCCAGGCCGATGCCCCTGTTGGCACCAGTGATAGCGATGACTTTGTCCTTCAGGGTGATTCTCCAGTCGTGGTCTGGGCCAGGCTGAGTATTGAGAAACATCGACGATGTCTCAGGGGCGGCGTCTGGTGTTGGGGCTGGTACTGTATTGGTGTTGCCGTTGGTAGGGACGGCGGTAGGGGTATCAAGTGCGCCGGGAGACATTGTAAAGATTCTGTTGATGTGTAGCGAGTTTGAACTGGGGAATGTGGTCTGTGTTGTGTTGGCGCCTTTTGTTACAGAATGTTGTCGAGTGATTGTTGGAACATGGTCAAGAAGACAATGCGTCTTATTCTTATGCCCATAATAGAATAGCAACTTTGCCACAGAAACGATGAATCGATCGAGCATCTGGATGGAGCTGGTATAATGCACTCAATTGACGATACCCGAGGTCATCGAGACGAACCATCGAGACGAGCCATCGAGACGAGCCATCGAGACGAGGCACCGTTACATGGTCTTGGCATACATGGACCTCGTAACGAGACCATGAGGCTCGTTTCGAGGTCACCCTCGCTTTGGCGCCACCCTCGCATCCACGCCGGGCGTCCCCGATCGTACCAGCTTTACCGTTAGTTCATGTCAACGTGAGACTACCCCATACCCCATGGGGAATTGGTTAcccgtccccgtccccgCATTACTATTGATTCAACTCAACTGTAATGTCCGTCGCTCCGGCCAGAAAAAAACTTAGTTCTGTGACCGCGAGGTTGGTTATAAGTCTGTTGGATGCCACGACGACTCTCACCGTGTTCCAATGACATCGATTACTTGATTTGACAATCGCTTTATCGACAACCATTTAATCGCACCGCCTCAATTCTCACAACTCTTTCAACCCCCTACGCACCATGGCGCCCGACAGAACCAGTGCCGAGGCCGTCGACCAGAAGGACTATCTCGAAAGTCCCAGTCAAGTCGCTGAACATGTCGAAGTCACTCAAGACATTAGCTGgactgccgaggaggagaagaagctcgtcCGCAAGATCGACCTGTTCCTCTTGCCCAATATTTGGCTCATGTACCTACTGTCTTATATGGATCGAACCAAGTGAGTCAGGCCCCGGTTGATGATGTGAGTGACTGGCTCTAACCGTGTTGCAGCATTGGAAACGCCAAGATTGCCGGCATGGCTGATGATCTTGAACTCACCTCGTCTCAGTATAGCATCATTCTAGTTGTCTTCTTTGGTATGTCCCTCTGATGTTGATCACGCCGAGACCAATTAGCTGACACAGAACACGCAGTTGGTTATGTCGTCTTCGAACCACCGTCCAACATGATCCTAGTCCGAACCCGCCCGTCGCTCTATCTTCCCGCCATCATGATTGTTTGGGGCGTCCTGACATGCATCATGTCTGTAGTCCAGAGCTACCACCATCTCATCATTCTTCGAGTCTTTGTCGGTGTCATGGAATCAGGCTTCGCCCCAGGAATTCTCCTTATCTTTTCATCTTGGTATAAGCGAGGCGAACAGTCGAAGCGATTCGCCGTCTTCATGTCCGCCGCCATCCTTTCCGGTGCTTTTGGTGGTCTTCTTGCAGGCGCCATTACTGGAGGCCTCGAGGGTGCCCACGGCATTCGGGGATGGCGCTGGCTTTTCATCGTCGAGGGCGTGGCCACCATTGGTTGGGCTATCGTTGCCGCTTTTCTGCTCCTTGACTTTCCGGCCAATACCAAGCATCTTACAGACCGTGAGAGAGCCATCGCCATTGCACGACTGCAGGAGGATAGCGTGACTGTTAggggcgagggcgagaaaGTTGGCAAGATGCAGTCGTTCATGCTCGCTCTGCGAGACTGGAGGACTTGGGGTTTCATCTTTGGCTACATGGTACGTCCCTGCAGTAAGGACGTCTTTGCTATTGGCACCTGCTAACTCTACTTAGGTCATTGTTG contains these protein-coding regions:
- a CDS encoding Zn(2)-C6 fungal-type domain-containing protein encodes the protein MDAHNHNNPRRSRRNRPSRARGLRTSTGCLTCRKRRVKCDEGKPRCVQCSKSDRDCRYAQPSDSDQADRDVPETAGLQESEACCSGNSPSATQGTDNTENQPSIQGTASYQDTFTVPPETSVTFQLHDSIEVPQDDPPEASSGDGGLPNVDFAFAASPLARSQVSLLNISPFEWYDLLAQDAISQIQRWNDTSNGEPRWNFDESTLSRRQSPAPISTDADSHTHHRHDDILGTSLVDHGLADKPWNTAESIELSPEDLGFFRYYTEVVGPILDLFDQARHFTNVVPHLALRNSGLLKAILAVAAKHMSLGLKSRKRQGDGESTSENSSSSPEATNSGQPQEHGQTPAHMATQYYYETLQYLSQTLLYPSYAKSHEILATAIMISTYEMFDADGTSTSGNWERHLRGAFWIQRSQDNDGESIDGLRRAVWWAWLRQDIWAAFRAGRPTLTIWRPWKRLEDLDSDELATRMVYICAKCVEFAALDKTSPDQDIRQRIEHGNKLLQALDDWHRVLPSSYKPVTSASGSQNKFQSIWFHPPNHAGAMQMYHFAKAVVLLNQPTTGGLNAYRQRQKCLNESLHMVCGIANACREGEPAMAFVNVQAIFAVGQCVQMPEKQAELLDTLDRMLDISKFPASGLVEELKSVWQE
- a CDS encoding MFS domain-containing protein, with translation MAPDRTSAEAVDQKDYLESPSQVAEHVEVTQDISWTAEEEKKLVRKIDLFLLPNIWLMYLLSYMDRTNIGNAKIAGMADDLELTSSQYSIILVVFFVGYVVFEPPSNMILVRTRPSLYLPAIMIVWGVLTCIMSVVQSYHHLIILRVFVGVMESGFAPGILLIFSSWYKRGEQSKRFAVFMSAAILSGAFGGLLAGAITGGLEGAHGIRGWRWLFIVEGVATIGWAIVAAFLLLDFPANTKHLTDRERAIAIARLQEDSVTVRGEGEKVGKMQSFMLALRDWRTWGFIFGYMVIVGSSTLSYFYPTLVHGLGYTSTVQAQYMTVPIYAVAFVCTAVSGYFADKISNYRGLVIAGWLSFSMITSIAVCVVYDFTARYALLVLMAAGLWASNAISLSFASSTFGSMDAEVRAVALALMNALGNLAQIYGAYLFPSDDAPKYLMGFGVISGMLGFGVCVYIVMHVLVRRWKP